In Microbulbifer sp. THAF38, the sequence GTAATTATCGGCACCTGCGCATTTACCGCTTACCTGCTGCTTAGCAACCTGCCCTGGTATCTGCCCCAAATTGGCGATGGTGAAACCATTGTGGGCAGCTTCTATCTGATCGTATTTGCGGTAATCGCGGCTGCGGTTTATTCCTCCACCAGTTTGCGCTATGTGCGGCTTCTTAGCCTGGCCAGTACCTGGCTTTTCATCGGCCTGATCGCCCTGATGTGGGTTGGTGCTTTTACCGGCGAGAATGGCAACGTTGGTGACTTTACCTCAACCTTTGCCCTACTTGGCGGTTACTTTGGCAACATCCACCAGTTCGTACTGCCTCTGAATGACTACCACGAGTTCTACCTGTTCTGGTGGTTTGCCTGGAGCATCATGATCGGCCAGTTCACCTCCCGCTTTGTGGGCGGCCTGCGCACTTATCAGGTACTTGCTGCGATGCTGATCTTCCCGTCGATCCCCATCGCTCTGTGGTTCACGGTTCTCTACTACTACTCCAGCCAAGGCCTGGATACCAGTGGCTTCTATAATCTGGCTATGGTGGTAGTGGGTATCACCTTTGTGATCAACTCGCTGGACTCCCTAATTCGCCTGTATACCGACAACCTGGGTATGACGGTAGCCCGCCTCGGCAAGATGAAATACATCATTTTGAACCTGGTGGCTTTAAGTCTACTGACTCTGCTGTTCAAACTGGACTTCCTGCAAATCCAGTGGATCGGCGCTCTGGTAATCGGCATCTTCTTCTGCTGCCTCGGCTACATCCTGGTTAAACGTTACCGGGCGGTTGCCGCAATCGACTCCTCACCGAAAGAAAACCTGATTGATTTCAGAAAAATCGAGATGGCCAACTAAGAATTCTCAAGTGAGACAACCTGCCCGTTATACGGGCAGGGATAACGAATAATTTAAGGGGACAATACTATGAAATTGAAATTATCTGCCCTGGCTTGCGCCTCAATGCTGGCCCTTTCACAACAGACTTTTGCAGACCTTTCTTCAACTGTAAATCTGACCACCGACTACACCTTTAATGGTGTTAGTCAGACCAAAAGCGACCCGGCCCTGCAGGCTAGCCTGGACTACGGCTTCGATAATGGTTGGTACATCGGCTCCTGGGCTTCCAATGTGGATTTTGTAGGTGATGACGTCAATCTCGAGCTAGATTTCTACGCTGGCAAATTCTTACAACTAAATGACAAGGTGAGTCTGGATACTGGTATTGCTTACTACACCTATCATGGTGATGAGGATGTATCTAGGGATTATGACTATCCAGAAGCTTATACCAAGCTGGGTTATAGCTCCGACCTGGGCGAGTCAGAAGTGAATGGCTGGTACAGCT encodes:
- a CDS encoding BCCT family transporter; the protein is MTLWLSAGILFTFTAIIFALIRWGNVKLVGVTPVHTFTFIAILFTSGLDVGLIMFPLTEFAGYADLANSPEYGFTNPLAIEFGFWAFLIWGFYFLTCFYFCVIEPKVKFFEIGLVKLINNVVIIGTCAFTAYLLLSNLPWYLPQIGDGETIVGSFYLIVFAVIAAAVYSSTSLRYVRLLSLASTWLFIGLIALMWVGAFTGENGNVGDFTSTFALLGGYFGNIHQFVLPLNDYHEFYLFWWFAWSIMIGQFTSRFVGGLRTYQVLAAMLIFPSIPIALWFTVLYYYSSQGLDTSGFYNLAMVVVGITFVINSLDSLIRLYTDNLGMTVARLGKMKYIILNLVALSLLTLLFKLDFLQIQWIGALVIGIFFCCLGYILVKRYRAVAAIDSSPKENLIDFRKIEMAN
- a CDS encoding TorF family putative porin, with the translated sequence MKLKLSALACASMLALSQQTFADLSSTVNLTTDYTFNGVSQTKSDPALQASLDYGFDNGWYIGSWASNVDFVGDDVNLELDFYAGKFLQLNDKVSLDTGIAYYTYHGDEDVSRDYDYPEAYTKLGYSSDLGESEVNGWYSWDYFGTGGNHYIMMLAHTFEFAEGHNVRFSVDRSTSTNLENWVWGNNKKSYNHYRVEYMTSLNGFDFNIAAENTTIDSKDTDERIVFSVARTFNL